In Falco rusticolus isolate bFalRus1 chromosome 7, bFalRus1.pri, whole genome shotgun sequence, the DNA window TCAATCAGATGGGAAATCAACCTGCTCAGAAAAACCCACCTAGCAAACAACCCGACAAAGGCATATACCAGCTGCACACAGCTCCACATATGTATTATAGAAAGATGTGGCATCAAATTCCAGTGAGAAATAAGGGATGTCCTGTGTTAAATGTAGTTGACTAAGAAAACTATCATGGACAGGAAAAGATACTCTAGATGTTCCCAGCAAAGGCTTAAGTTACTCATCTCAACATGGGGATACAAAGCTAGTTGAAGGGTCCACAAGAAAATCAAACTAGACAATCTAAGAGTCTCAGTGAACACTAAACTCTGAATTACGGAGAAGCATAGGATTTTAATATTTCCAGATTAAAGTAACCGTGTACAACTTATGCTTGAAGAAAATTATACCAGAAGTCctcaaaaagaaattgaaagcattgtataaaaaacatttatatttttatatactcaACAGTAGAAACAAGGATTTATTAACCGTCTTCAGTGTTCAGAGATTCTCTTCCttgatggggaaaaagaaatgagtaTCATCAGGAACCCATGATGAAAACACGCAGATGACAGTAACATCAAACACTTTGGGAGGAAACCCCTTAACTCAGTTGAATGTTGTAACACTGTAACATTCAGGTGggcactgaaatattttatattactaTTAACTTACAGACATCTTCCACATTTTATAATACAACTATTGTTTTATATCctgtgcaaatattttcctttttttcagagtcTTTTTTGCTGTGCTAAGTTTGAGTGTTTGAAATCTGCATTCCTGATGAATTGTTCTTGACTGCCGCTGGAACCACGAGTGCAAATATCCATTGTAGAAGTCAAGTGCTGTAAGCTGCTTCCTTAATATGACTCTTTTGAATCCAACCCAGccttcctaaaaataaaaccaagaaaatggCAGTAAGCTTCttccatgttttaaaattatctttagcTCTCAGTTTGGCttaaagaacacattttatttaatgtcaTTATGTTTACAAGTCAAATTCTCTCTTGCAAGCCTGTTAGTGGAAGCAGAGTTCTTCAAGTATCAAATGAGAAAGCTGATTCTAATCTAAACTAGTTCAGTGAATAAAAATGGACAACTAAGACAAAAGTTATGTAACACGCAAATACTAAAAACCTCATCTTTAGGGTACTGAATataaaagaagtggaaaaaacctACCTTGCAACGAGCTATCAGCGTTTGGGACTCTTTATGGTATAGTAATGAACCAGGAACAACAGCTCCGTGATCATTTAACATTTGAtctaaaagcaaagcaagattGTCCTGCATTTTTATGCCAACAAGTACAAAAAAGTTTGAAACACTTAGGTCTCTCTGAACATGATAATCATCTTGAGTCACTATTTTGCTCAACACTATTTTATTGTATTCTGTGGTTTATTGTACCCAAATGAGCAGGGGAGAAGGAGAACAGTCACTCTCTGGCACTGCTCCCTATCTGATCCATAAACAGTCATTAAGCTTGATTGGGCTCTAGCAAACCACTCAGCCCACAAGGCTCTCAGACTCACAGACTACTATACAAAACGGTTTAAGCCACAGTACACAGGGACAGCTTCCCTCATGAGAGATCCCCAGACAATGGCATTAGAAGAGGATCTCCTAACTAATTAGAGGATTAAAATCCTCCAGTCTCAGGATTCACAACACAATACCTGCTGCTTGCTCAACATCATCACAAAGCAAGAATGTTCTTAAAACCCATTTTATGCTCATCTTTGGGCACAGAAACTTGCTGCACTCTGAGCACATACAAGGCTGACTGGCTTCAGAAAGCAGTACTTAAAGCTATTTTTTAGTACAATATGGTACAATCTCCAAGTCAATGTttgaaaagacaggaaaacttaacagattaaattaaaataccagAAAACCCAGGAATATTATCCACTTCCTCAAAATCCAGAAGTTTAACAGTAGTACCCTTCCAGAGTGTCTGCAAAGGAAACtggaaacagaagcagatgACACATTAAGAATTATCACAATTTCCACAAAACTGCCTAGGCTGTGGGGCTTTTTATACAAGATATCTGTCATAATAACATTAGGGGGGAAATTTAGGTCAATGTCCAGATAAGAGACTTTATTTTATCTACTTTTCCTTGTTATTCCTCATCTCACTGACAAGCAAACCACTAGCATACACAAAGTGACTACCTACAATAGCTGTTTACTGTCGCCGTTCACACTGTTTACTGTCATGCAAAGATGTCATTATAGTGTTCTGAGGAAACAATACAAAACTATTGAGCAGATTTCACACTTGGGATCAAGTTCATGAAAATTCTCCTCCACACTAATTCTGCCTCTAATGCTGAACTGTGCTGGGATTTTAAAACACATGCTAggtttcagaagctgaaataattagTTTTAGTTACTAGttaaaacccaccaaacccagACATGCCAGAGGACAGAAAAgcgtttaaaaaaaatccactgtcTTACCATACTTCCTATTGCACGATGCAGTTGAATTATCTGTGCAGCTGTTTGCTCTTCCCAATTTATACAACTCTTAGCTATAGATATTTTAGGAGCtaggaggggaaaagaagaaattaaaaaactttgtattttgttttgcaccTTTTTGTAAACAAATAGCTGTACTATTTCATACTATTTTAAACTGGTTTATTCTGACCAATGGCAGGATTACTGTCTAAACATACGTACCTTAAACTGGAgaagattttgcaaaaaaactCAATTACTTATACCTTATTCTCAGTTGTCCTCTTATTTACCCACTGCACTATGAACTGATAACACATATTTACAAGCACAGCTGTAACACTTTTGTCTGCATTACAACCATGAAGAATAACTCATTCAGATTTTGCAGTATCACTAGTGATTTTGATATTGTACAGGCAACTGGGAGAAAACTCATTAATGTAGTAAGCCTGAagatttctgaaacatttttcccctctgtacGAGTTTTTTAAGCCAGAGAAGGCAGTGAAGAGACCATACTGAGGAAGGTATCTAAAGAATATATAACCCAACACAGTAGGAAGAAACTTACTTTTCCAGCtgctataataaaaaaaaatttaaaagttgcATTAAGTATGATGTGTACCTACCAAATGTTACTCCTTCTTTCGgttgctcttttttattttttaaactttcaggcaagtttttcaaaactgctaacagctgcaaaattaaattttgtacAGAATATTAGCAAAGCTaagtagaatatttttattaacagtaAATATAAGACATACAAATACAGTACTTAATTCTTCATCAGTGAAACTTTCTTGTGAGTTTTTAGAAAACTCGGTCAGTATATTAAGACGACTTGCatcatacacacaaacacactaAAGGCATCCTACCTGCTGAATCACAATTAAAAAAGCCAACTGTTTTTTTTATGGATGATCTCCCCTCTGATATTATTCCCTttaatgaaagaagaaacacGCACTGTTTCCATACAAAGCACTTGAGTTCTTCACTGAATAGAAACTGAACGGCAACACACAGGACCAACACTGACAGCTTATCACACACCACACAGTTTTCCTCTCAAGAAGGCAAAGTGCTCACAAACATTTAGTTTCAGATCACTACCTTCTCAACAGTTGCAGTAGTCAACtcaaaacaagataaaaaagAATTCTGTTCACATATGTTAAAAGGTACTAATCAGAAGTGACACTAGCTTGCATGACTTTACCATATTTGCACCCATCTTTGATAACATCACTTCTAGCTCCTTTGCAGTACAGCGGGGAGGAACCGCAAACTCTTCTTGCTTAATAATTGGACCTATATCAAACCTATCAGGCAGAAAACATACAAGCTTACTAGAGAAGCTATAACAACCAGCAGTTCAAACATCTACATTCAATAAGTCAATTCAGTTACTATTTACCCTTTCCTCCtctaaaactttatttttcacacaTAATCAAAATAACGTTTGGTTCACAAGacaatacagagaaaagagTATCAGATATATCCTGGTAAGCAAGATTTACCTCAGCAAGCTGAGACTGATTAGAAAGCagaatttacatttcagaagcatAAGACCTCAGTAGAAACAACCTAAAGAATTCAGAAGGAACTTGTTTTGCACTTTCCTGAGATCTATTATCAGACAAGCATCTAAGAAAAGATAACTATATGTGTTTTCCCAAGCCTTTTAAGCCAGAGTTTATGCTGaaaccaaaacatttaatatCTCTCCCATCTCTAGATAGGCAACTGCTTGTCCTCTGCTTCACTTACAGGAGGTTACAGGTGACTCTGAAGTCTGAAAACCAGATCTTTTCTGTGACATCATACCAAGCCTATACATCCAGCTGTGTGACTGTTTGTTCTCTGTCTGCCCCCTGTGATAATACTAAGAATTAGAGAACAAGCCTAGAGTCTAGAGTACAAATTATGCACTCCCTAACATACTGTATTTGTGGCGAGTCTCATACGGTCAGATGAAAGTTTCTAAGATGtttcaaattttaatattaaacacacattttaaaaaaaaagttattacatAGAATGATTTACATGATTTAAGCGGTGATGATTTTAAGTCCTGAGAGGCAAGAGAAGCAGTATATTGTTTTGGGAAGCACATCTAACCTACCTCTTTGGTCTTATTTCCATAATTGTCACCCCAGCCACTTTATCACCATGAAGCACTGTGTGGACTATTGGTGCAGGACCACGCCATCGTGGCAGACAGCTGGGATGGACATTCAGCACGCCACTGaattgaatattttaaagttagAATAGGAACAGTACCTGAAGAGGAACCCATATGTAAACAGGTGTGCAACATTTATTACACTGAAACTACTTTAAGAATTAAATTCTCAGATCTTCTGAAGTATTACTGgtttaaatacacatttaaaggaaaattcaCATTATATAACCTTCAGTTTCTCAGTAAACACAGAAAGGGAGATGAGGGGAATAAAGGTATACATATTGTGCTGAACATTTGCACAGATCTACATCAGCGTGTTAAAGAACAACAGTGAACCACACAAAAGAAGCAGGCTCAGGCTAAGCAGATGAACCCAAGAAGAAGCTGATCTCGCCTGCTACAAGTCATAGGTGCCGACTCAAAACCATAGTCTAGCTTTGCTTACAAAGCAGCAACAGACATTCGGTCAACTCACTTACTACGGGAACTGCAGAATAAGGTCCTCACTTAGGAGACGTCCAAATGATGCTACCACACCTACATCAAACTGCCCCACAGGTCCTGTGTGTGGCCATTCATGAACAGGCAGCTGGAGCTCCCGGGCACAGTTCCTTACAGGCAGGTCCCCAGGCAAGTGGGAGGGTAGGGTCACCACCTCCAGCCTGGAGACGAGTGAGCCCTTGCTGGGCTCCCTAGGGTGGACAAGGCATTGAAGGCCTCACACAGGCAGACCAAGAGAGAGACAAAGACTGGGTCACCTCCACATCTTGCTGTGCCCTTCCACAGCACCTGCCCCTCCAACGGCTATCCCCTACGTGGTCCCCAGTCTCCCCCCACTGACCCTAGCCTCCCaaccctgccagccccagccccctcaccacCAAAGGCTTCCTCCTTTCAATCCAAGCCCCCTTACGAACCCCCATGGTCCCTGCCCCTCCTCCAAGACCTGACCCCCTGTGATACCTCTCCATTGACCCACTCACGACGCCACGGTCCCTGACCCACCctaaggtcccttccacccCCTCTCCCCTACCAACCTCTGCCCAACCTACAGTCCCTGCCCCTCCAACCCCAGCTCATCCCCCAGCGGCCCCTGaaccccaccacctctcccaccccccGATGCCCAGCCCTCCCTCACCGTCCCCCGCCCCTCCCTCCACAGGACagcccctgccgccccccctcAGTCTCCATCCCTCCCGCCCCTCAACCACAGCCACGGCCTCCTCCCCGCAGGCCACGGCCCGCTCGGCCCGTCGCCCCGCCAGCAGGCGGTACCTGGCCGCCTCCAGGGCTCGCAGGGTGGTGACGGCGAAGCGGTCGGTACCGAAGAAAAGCACCCGCCATGGCG includes these proteins:
- the MTFMT gene encoding methionyl-tRNA formyltransferase, mitochondrial, which encodes MRGRLLRAWRQGLKAVRGAAGQAAAPPWRVLFFGTDRFAVTTLRALEAAREPSKGSLVSRLEVVTLPSHLPGDLPVRNCARELQLPVHEWPHTGPVGQFDVGVVASFGRLLSEDLILQFPYGVLNVHPSCLPRWRGPAPIVHTVLHGDKVAGVTIMEIRPKRFDIGPIIKQEEFAVPPRCTAKELEVMLSKMGANMLLAVLKNLPESLKNKKEQPKEGVTFAPKISIAKSCINWEEQTAAQIIQLHRAIGSMFPLQTLWKGTTVKLLDFEEVDNIPGFSDQMLNDHGAVVPGSLLYHKESQTLIARCKEGWVGFKRVILRKQLTALDFYNGYLHSWFQRQSRTIHQECRFQTLKLSTAKKTLKKRKIFAQDIKQ